In the Aythya fuligula isolate bAytFul2 chromosome 29, bAytFul2.pri, whole genome shotgun sequence genome, CCTGCCAGGCTCCCACCACCCCAACCTGGGCCGAGCcactgctgccacagctgcGGCACCAAGCGCTCGAGAGGCTCCAGTCCTTCACCGCCGTCATGAGCCGCGTCTTCACCTACAGCGCCAGAACTCACTGACGCCGCCCGCCCTGGGCTCCCCCTTATTtattccccctcctccctgAGGGGCTATTTATGTGCCGTGCTCCCTATTTATCTGGGGTATTTATGGGTTTCTAATAAAGGGCTGAACGATGaggagctgctgtctgctgcGGGGCTGAACCCAGGGCGGCCCCACAAAGCACcaggggcagctggggggggggaaagggttTATTTacagggggagatgggggggtgggggaaagtcactggaaatcaCTGGCATCAATGTGGAGTGGGGGAAAGTCGGTGTCCACAGCAAAGAGGGAGCTGGcggcaggcagggctgtgtcCTCGGGCTGTGGCAGGAAGGGGTCGCTGGGGTCCAGGAGCGCGGCGTTGCCTGCGGGACACAGGGGGGTCAGTGCTGCGGGACCCCCGtggcccccagctcccccagccccaggcactcACCCCCCAGCCTGGCGTCCATCTGCCCCAGCCCGCTGTCCATGTTGGGCATCAGCTCCACTGCCTCCAGCGTCTCCAGTGTCCCCGTGCCTGGATCCAGGTCTtgctccaggcactgcagcagctcctgcatgcCCGGGCCCTGTAGCACTGGCCCCAGGTCCTCCAGCcccgctggcagcagcccctgaTCGTCTGCGACTGGCAGTGGCTCCGCAGCGCCAGGGCCTGGCTGCGGCAGCCCCTGGTCCCCAGCTCCCACTTGTTGCAGCACCCCCGTGGCCCCGGGCGCTGATTGCAGcgtccccagcaccccgggcACCACCTGCAGCGTCCCCAAgttccctgctcccacctgcagcatcccctggcCCTCGGGGATGAGCTGCAACAGCATCTGCGGCTCCACGGCCCCAGCTGCAACTTGCTGCATCCTTTGGTCCCCAGCCCCGCCTTGCTGCAGCATCCCCGTACCCCCGGGCAGCACCTGCAGTGTCCCCAAGCTCCCTGCCCCCATCTGCACTGTCCCCTGGCCCTTGGGGAtgagctgcagcaccagctgcgGCTCCTGCACCCcggtccctgcctgcagcatctCCAAGCCCCCTGGGCCCACTTGTGGTGGTGCCTCTGGGGCCCAGGCCCCTGGCTGCAGCGTCCCTGGTCCCCTGGGGTGCTGCGTCCCCGGGCTCGCGGCCACCACCTGCGGCACCCCTGGGCTCACGGGCTGCAGTGTTCCTGgtcccaggggctgctgcaccCCTGGGCTCCCGGCCACCACTGGCACCGTCCCCGGGCTGGTGGGCTGCACAAATCCCggcctgctgggctgcagctgcagcgtCTCCAGGTTTTCTGTGGCAACTACCAGCTCCTCTTCTGTCTGCCATGCCTCGTTGGCCTGCCTGCAGGGACACAGGGCAGGTCCGGGTCAAGGTCAGGGTTGGGACTGAGGGGTGAGAGGGGCTTCCTCCCCCGGGACCGAGCTGTCCCCTGCCTCACCTGGAGGACACGCGGATGAGGCGCTGTTTCAGGTATTCCTTCTTCTCCGTCAGGCTCCCTGGGGGCAGAGAGGAGAGTTtggagggggcggcgggggctccGTCCGCACcgcgccgagccgagccgtgctgtGCCGTACCCTCCTGCCGCTGGCTGTAGTGGGGACCGAAGGCTTTGTCCCGGGGGGTGTCGGGGTACAGGAACAGGAGCGGGTTCTCGGGGATGTTCTCCTCGGCCAGCAGCTGGTAGTCGCGGATGATGTCGGGCAGCGCCAGGGAAGCCAGCTCCACCGAGGTGTAGGGAACCACGGCCCGGAAGGCAGGGCGCCCTGCGGGACGGGGTGCCGGGGGTCAGCGGAGGGGAGGCCCGAGGCCGGAGTGAGGGGGTTACCCCGGGGGGGGGAGAACACACTCACCGCTCTCGGGATGCTCCACCCAGGTGAAGGTGACCCCCCCCAGGACGCTCTCGCTGAAGCGAATCAGGAACGTCCCCGTCCGCTTCcccttcagcagcttcttcTCTTGCTTGCGGCTCACGAAGCCCAGGATGAGGCTGGGGGAGGTGTCGTCAGCCCCTgtggcccccagcccccccagccccccagccccagccctacCCGTCCTTCCAGAGCTTCTTGAGGTGCTCCTGGAGCAGGCCCAAGATCCCGTCCAGCCAGGCCCAGAAGGAGAAGCCGGCGGCGCCGTCCTGTGGGAACGGGTGTGTGAGTGGGGGCGCACAGAACCGGGGGGCACAGGACCCGGGGGCGCAGGACCAGGGTGTGCAGGACCCAGGGGGTGTGCAGGACCGGGCGTTGCTCACCTTGGAGAACTTGGACCAGGTCAGGACGCTCTCCGGAGATGGCTTCGAGCCTTGGGGAGGTGAGAATGGGATGAGGCGGGGGGCACAGCTCCAACCTGGGTGctcagcggggctgggggggctgatGCCCGACCTTACCGAGCAGTTTCTCGGCCAGCATCTGGAGATGCTCCCGGCTCAGCCCCCGCTCGGCCACGCTCTCGAACTGCCAGCTCAGCACCTCGGCCAGCAAGGGCCAGGGTGCTGGGGGCGGCGTGGCGAAGAACTGCTGGTCCTGCAGGGATGGGGGATGAGGGAAACGGGGTAGGGATGAGGCTGGGGACAAGGCAcggggcagggacaggggatAGATAAAGGAACAGGGCATGGGGTGGGACCGGGACCAGAACCAGGGACAAGGATGGGTTGGACAGGGACTGGGAACAGGAGCTCAGAACAGGACATGGGGACAGAGAGCGGGGCTGGAGCAGAGACAGGACACCGGGACACCAGGGTATAGGgagatggggctgggagggagacACGGGGATGGAGACAGTGGGGAGACAGCGTGGGGCCGCACGGGTCCCGCTTGCCTTGGGGTTGGGGCTGAGCATGTTGAACCACAGGATGGAGGCCCAGGCGCTggagagctggttgttgctgtTGGAGATGATGACGAAGGGCAGGGTGGAGGTctgtgggggcagcaggaggtcAGGCCGGGCGGTTCTTggccccccagccctccccccagccccctgccctcacCTCCAGCTGCATCTCCAGCCCGCAGTACGCGTACGCCAGCGTGAAGGTGATGCGATGCAGCTCCTCCGTCACGGCCAGGGGACCCTGCGCAGCCGGGGCACCGTGAGCCACCGGCCACCCTGTGCCCCCGCTGCCCCGTGACCCCGTACccacctcattgcagcctttgtTGCCCTTGCCCGACCCACTGATCTTCTGCTCCTTCAGCGTCTGCGGGGCAGGAGAGGGTCAGCGCGgggcctggggcaggggctcGGGCCGGGGGCCTCTCccgctgcccagccccacggggaCCCAGGTGGGGGGGCTCGTACCAGGTACTGGAAGTCGCAGATCAGCCCCTCCCGGGAGTTCTCCCCAGCCAGGAGGGTTTTGCTGCTCGAAGTCAGGATGTTGAACTTGCGAAacctgggggtgggggggagagaggcCATGGGGGGGAGGCCGCTGGGACCCCTGGGGAAGCTGGGACCCTTGGGTGGGCACCGGCCCTGCCCACCACAGCTGGCGCTCGGCTCTCACCCTCGCGTCTTCGGAGGGTCCCTGCAAGAGACAACGCAGAGTCAGCGGGGTTGGGACCCCGGCCCACCCAGCGGGGCAGGGGCACCGGGGACTCCCCCCGGGCCGCACAGGAGCCCCCAGCGCGGTGGGCGCCGACCTGTCGATGTGGATCGTGGCCTCCATGCGGTGGTTGCGGTCGTGCAGGCGGACCAGCAGGCGGGCGCGGGTGCAGAACTTGCTGGCCGTGCGCAGCACCAGCGGCCGCTTGGGCGTGTTGGGcatgctgggctgctgctccaCCACGAAGGCGCTGGGGGCGCGGGCAGGAGGCGGTcagagcagcccccggccccggttccatccccccctccccgctatccccacctctgcagcaggcaggtgagCTGCTCCCGCAGCCGCGTCTCCAGGAGGGGCGTCTCTGCCTGCAGCGGGTCCCGCTCGTAGGTCACCTTCttctgcagctcccccagcgcccgcagcagctgcagcagctggaagagccCCTCGCCCAGCCCCGTGAACCTGCGGGTGCCCCCCGGGAGTCAGCGGGGTCTGGCTGCCCCCCCTTTACCTCCCCCCGGCCCGTCATTACcagccctccagctgctgcaggcggGTGTCCACGGGGGCCCCCAGGCAGCTGCGCTGCTGCCGCTCCTGCCAGgccttcagctcctgctgcaggaagtCCCGCAGGGTCTCGCTgcgccccaggagctgctgcatctGCGCCACCACCTCCTGCGGGGACACGCGCCCTGAGCGGGGGGCACGGAGCGGCTGCAGACCGCCCCCCGCCCCAGCCCCGggtccagccccagccccctctCACCCGCCGCTGCCGGTCCAGGTTCAGCAGCTTGGCCTGGAGGGATTGGACCTGCCGCTTGTACTCAGCTTCGTTAGTCTGGTCCTGGCCTGCGggcagtggggtgggagggttggggggggctcagggcagcaccagcaacatcccccccccccagggcgGGCAGGAGCGGGCCCTACCTGGCAGGTAGTGCACCTTGTAGCAGAAGTCGAAGGCGTCCTGCAGGTCCTCCAGGTGCCGGAAGACGCGCTCGAACTCCTGGGGACAGAGGGTGTGAGGGTCCGGGCAgcccctgtggggctgggggggctggggggggggctgttacctgcagggctgtgtggaACTCAGCCAGGCGCCGCTGGATCTCCTGCTCCCGGTCGCTCTTCAGGGGTGTGCTGGGCGCCGGGGCGGCCTCCCCCTGTGGAGGTCCGGGGGGCGTTGGGCACCGTTTGGCTCGAATCCGCCACCCGGGGGGGCCCCtgctgcttggggggggggCCCGTCCTACCTGCCCTGATGCCTGCCCCAGGCGCAGGATCCGccgctcctcctgcagcaggttgGCCACCAGGTTGGCGAAGCTCTCGGGGCACTCCTCAAAAGCAGCCTGCGGGGaacggggacagggacggggtCAGCGGGCACGGAGCCCCAACCCCGACCCCCCCCCGACCCCGCTGCCCACCTGGAGGTCCCGGCGCGCCTTGCGCAGGTTGTGCTTCAGCATGAAGTCCTCGTcgcccagccccaggctgcccaggcgCTCGTCCAGCAGCGCCAGCAAGGAGTGGAACAGCATCCGGGCGTGGGACGAGAGCGGCTCCGTCGCCTGCTGCCTGCGGGCACCGCAGCTCAGCGCccgcgcccccagccccaattCGCCctcccccctccgcccccccgccccgtaCCAGTCCTGGTCCTCGATCCAGGCGGCCAGGCACTGTCGCACCGCCATgggcagcgcggcggcggcgtAGAGCTGGTGCACCTGCTCCAGGTGGGTGTTGGCCAGGTTCTGCACCTCCTGCCACTGCGCCAtgctgcggggagggggcgacagggggtggggggtgtcGGGGGGGGGGCAACGGGAGGGTGTCAGGGCAGCCCCACGGACCCCCcgacagcagcagggccagaCGGGGGATGGATTGGGGAACTCATCACCCGCTCCCCCTGCACCCTTCTGCCCGACCCCTCCCGGTCCCCCTCCTCCTGGgacgctccccccccccagcagacccccccaggccccttccccaggctcctcgctgccccctcccagcagcagccccgcagGGACCCGCTCCCTAAAATGGGGCACGTGCCAGTGACCCCCACCCCGGACCCCCTCCTTTGCAAAGGAGCCCCCCGGGCACGCCCAGAGCCCCCCCGCAGGGGACAGCTCGCAGGGAACACCCCCGATCGGGACCCCCCCTGCAGGAGACACCCCCCAGTGGGGTCAGCCCCCGATCGGGACCACCCCCCCCGCAGGGGACACCCCCCCACGTAAACAACCCCCGATCGGGCCCCCCCACCCTttcgggaccccccccccccgcaggaTACACCCCCGGATCGGGCCCCCCCCCGCAGGTGACACCCCCCGACCGCGACCCCCAACCGCAGGAGACCCCCCCAGGGGGGTCACCCCCGCCCGGGACCCCCACCCGACAGGGGACACCCCCGGATCGGAGCCCCCACCCCTTCGGGATCCCCCCCCACGGAAGGGGACACCCCCCCATGGGGTCACCCCCCGGTCgggacccccccctcccccctttgggaccccccccccagccccgcgcccaCCTGGGCGCTCTCCGCGGCTCTCCCGGGGCAGGAAGGCACCGAAGCCACGCCCCCTTCTCCGCTCCGCGCCGTGATTGGCGGAGCGCGGCGGCGAGGCCACGCCCCCCGGCCGGCTGCTCATCGCGCGTTCCTGGGGGGCGGGCCGCTTCCCCGAAATGACGTCAGAGGGCGGGGCCGAGAGGAGGCGTGGCCAGACGGTACGGGCGGGGCCgagggggcgggggcggggccaTGACGTGGGCGTGGCCAGCGGGGCGCGGGAGGAAATGGCGGGGCCTGGGGGGGACCGgaggggggggacgggggggggcagcgccgtggggccgccggggggggccggggtcCCGCTGCCCACGGGGCCGGGTCGGGCCGGGCCGGGGTGACCCAGGGCAGGGCCGCCCCGCGGGGCCAAAGTCCCCGTGCCCCAGGGCAGGGCGGCCCCGCCGTGacccggggctggggacagggacacgggacggggacaggggacagggaaTAGGGTAGGGATGGGGACGGGATGGCAATGGGgacaggggatggggatggggacagggacacggaCATgagtggggatggggacaggggatAGGGACGGGAATGGGGATAGGGATGGGGTAGGGATAGGGATGGGGACATGGAAatgggtggggatggggacaggaatGAAGATAGGGACGGGGAAACGGATGGGGACAGGGGTAGGGACAGGGAAGGGGGTAGGGATAGGGACAGGGGACGGCAATAGGGACAGAGGCAGGGGATGGCAATGGGGGATGAGGGCAGAGGACAGGGATAGGGCAGGGATAGGGATGGGGACATGGAAGTGGATGGGGTTGGGGATAGGGATTGGGACAGGGGAtgggggacagggatggggatagggacaggggcagggatgggaaTAGGGACAAGGACAGGAGATGGCAatggggacaggggcagggtATGGGGGATAGGGACAGAgatggggcagggatgggggcgGGGGACAGGGATAGGGACAGGGACACAGAAatgggtggggatggggacaggagatgggaatggggacagggaggggaaTACGGACGGGGatagggatggggacagggactggGACATgggtggggctggggacaggagacGGGAATgaggacagggatggggatagGAACAGGGATacagatggggacagggatAGGAACAGGGACCCAGAGCCAGGCGCCCCACGGGGCCTTTATTCAGACGATGAGGACGGGGCCGCTGTAGGTCGTGGGGGCCGTCGGGGGCTCCCCTTCCGCCATGAAGTATCCGAAGAGCGCCCGCACCCCGGCCTtgagccctggctgcagccccagccccagccccatggccacGGGGCCGCCGGCACCGGCGGTGAGGGCGGCCAGGCCGGCGTAGCCCAGGTCCTGGGCCATCTCCAGGGCCCGCTCGGAGGCCAGGACCTCGCAGCCCTGGAAGGCGAAGTAGATGCTGGTGCCCAGGTTGTAGAACACGCTGACGCCCGGCACCCACTCCAGCACCCTGTGGGCCTCCCGCTCCCCCGGCGGGCTGCAGGCATCGTCCTCGCCGTCCCGCCGGGCCCGGGCTGCGCGGCGGCACCGAAAGGGCCAGGCACGGACCCCGCGGTGCCCCGGGGCCGGCACCCCATGCGGTGGgggctgtggtggtggtggggtgcCAGCCCTGGGGCCGCAGGGCCCGGCCGGGTGCCCCAAGTGCACCAGGCTGaagagcaggggcagggcacGGGGGCTGGGGGTGTCGCGGAGCCTCGCCAGCCCCCGCAGCAGGGTGGTGGCCGCGGGCGTTCCCAGCTCCCGCTGCAGCCCCAGCGCCGCGGCCTCGGCCTCGGCACCGCAGGCGGCTCCGCTCAGCGCCAGGGCCAGGGCGGCGCGGGCCagggcgcggggccgcggggggAGCCGCGAGAAGCCGGGCAGGGCCTCGGGGTGCAGGTCCCGGCAGGAGACCCCGCGCCCCCGCAGCGCCTGGGGGGGGGcgagctctgccagcagcccccgcgCGTCCGCCTCCAGCAGGGTGGGCGCAGGGGTGCTGCCGCCCCTCAggcccaggaggaggaggaggaggaggaggaggaagggcagagccTGGGGCATGGCGGCAGCTCCAGGACGGGCTGTGGAGGCAGGAGAGGGGCAGAGCTGTCAGCCCCCtgcggctgcagcccccccgtacccccccagccccccagctcACCCCCTCGAGGCCGCCGGTGTCCCCTcgcccctctgctgctgccgccgctgctgcGGCCGAGCCCCCCCGTGGCCCGTTTATAGGCGCCGTTATCAGGAGCCGGTTGCAACACGCAGGGACAGGAGTGGGGCACAGGTCACCGCCGCGGGGACGGGGCCGCTCGCAcgcccggcccccagccccgcaccaGGCCCAGCCCAGAGTTGCAATCGTTTATTGGGTTTCTTTCCAGATATAAAAGGGATGGGGGGAAGGAAACGGAACAAAATAcgggaaaaaaagaactgggggagaaagggagacGGGGACAGAGGTGGGACATGGAGATCCACAGCCCGCTACACAGCACCCTTCAGAACAGCTTAAAATCCCGCAGCAAGGTGCCAGAGCTCTGcccagctgcaccaggggaaTGGTCGGGGCCCTcagtcttcctcctcctcctccaggcgCCGGGCACGCTTCCGcctccctgcaggctggggggcGTCGTCGGCCTCTGAGGGGGACGCCGGGGGGACTggctcagcccctgcagggagagaaggggTCAGGGACGGGGCGGGACAGGGCATGGATAGGGGCAGGGACATGGGTTCAGCTCCagggggggtggtgggggagGAAACCCCATGAGGGGAGCGCAGAGGAGATGGGGTCAGAGGGGCTGAGCCCACCTGGGCTTCCACCATCCTCATCCTCGCTGTCGAGCTGCCGCCGCCTCTTGCTGCCCGACTgcagggggacggggacgggctCCTCGCTGCAGCAGTGGGGACAGGGGTCAGGGGAGCCCGAtggctcccagccctggggggggcactgggagaaCCCAGGTGCccggtgcccccagcccagcacgcGAGACCCCGGCCTCACCTCTCTGAGTCCGATccgagcggggccggcggcTGCTCCGCTGCTGGGCACACGGAGAGGGGCTCCgaggctgctcctgcacccccagcctgatCCCGGAGCCCCCAGCCCAAATCCTCACCTGGAGCAGGAGCCTGGGGGTGCCTGGGTGGCGCCGGCAGCTcctcggggtgctgggggagcccctCGGGGTTGGGGCTGTGGTGGGCAagggaggcggcggcgcggcgcagCTGCTGCGGGGTGAGGGTGGCGGGGATGCGCCAGAAGGATTcctggggggagaagggagacgctgcggggccgggccaGGCCTGGGGGGGACAGGGCCTGGGGGGACAGGGCCTGGGGGGACAGGGCCCTCACCTGCTCGTTAGCAGGGGGACGGAGCCCCAGCTCCCGTAGCAGGGCTCGGAAGCGCCGGTCCTCCATGGCATCCTCGTTCTCCTCCGAGAGAGGCACCAGGGGCACGGGGAAGGAcaggcctgggggggggggggagcgctgTCAGCCCGGCCCCGTGCCCCAGCCCCCAACCCCGAGCCCTGACCCCGCTCACCCTCCTGCTCGCGGTCCCCGGCCGTCCTCCTCAGGCAGTTCTCCAGCCACCGCAGGGGCCCGGCCAGgcctggggacagggggggcTCAGACAGGATCCGGCCCCTGCAGCCAAGCCCAACTGGGGGGGCTTAAACCTGAGGGGGGGGGGCCCAAAGCCCCTCACCCCCACCCACCTTCCTGATGCAGAAGATTCACCaggccctgcccggccccttCCTCGGGCACCCAGTGCTCCTCTACGGGATCgctctctgcttcctcctcctcttcttcctcctcctcttcctcctcgcTGTCCCCCTCCTCTGCTGAGCTGTCCTGGGCTGACACCGCCAGGGCGTTCGCCTCGCCCTGCGGGGACCAGGGGAAGGTTTTGAGTGCCCGTGGTGGTGCAGCACCCTTGGGATGCCCCCCCcagtccttccccagccccccccccgtaCCAGCTCGGGGCCACGGCCCTTCCTCCGGCGCTTCTTGTGCAGCTCCTTGCGATccgccaccagccccagccccagcagcttcTCCACCACGCGGGCCCGCGACCGCCGCGCCGTCAGGTTCTTCATGATGTTCCCCAGGACGTCTGCAGGGAGGGGTCAGCAGGGACCGGACCCCCCCATCCTACCCCAAAATCCCCCTCCTCGCTCACCGTCCGAGCCCCTGAACTCCTCAAAgagccgctccagctcctgctcctgctcctccgtCCACAGCACGATGCGGGTGCCCTtcctgggggtggggggcacagccctgggtgCTCGCCCTGCGGGCGGGGTGCTGCCCCCGTCCCTGGGGGGCCTGGCTCACCTCTGCTGCGGGAAGTCCTTGGCGCTGTtggccagccccagcctcacCAAATGCTTCACCACCTGCCTCCGCGTCCGCCCGGGCGCTGGCAGCTCGGCCAGGATGGCGGCGATGACGTCCTGGCCTGCGGGAggggagaggctgcagggacggagcccccccccggggggggtcccgctGCCCCCCTGACGCCCCCCGTACCTTCCACTTCCTTGTACTTCCAGAACAGCTCCCGCAGCGCCTGCTCCTCCTGCGGGGTCCAGGCAGGAGCCCTGTGCGTGGCAGCCCTGGGCAGAGGtggaggaaaagggaggggaggggaggtgaGGGAGGGCTGtgaccccctccccagcccccccatgCCGGCCCCACTcacccctctccctcctgcagggagctgtAGCCCTCGGTCATCTCGCGGACGGCCGTGGGGTTCTTCCAGAAGAGCAGCTCCACGAAGGCCTTCTTGTTGGTGGCCGCCAGCGCGAAGAACTTGCCCAGGATGAACTTGGCCAgggccaccagctcctggggtgggaagggaaaagaagggaagggttggggggtcccggggggggctgggggagcgggGTCGGGAGGGCAGGGCCCTGACCTGGTGGGCAGCAGCGCCGGGGTCGTTGAGGAGGCGGTGGAAGAGGGTGAAGAGGGAGAGCTGGAAGAGCAGGGCCTCCATGCGCAGGTCGCGGGCCAGGCGGTGCAGCAGGCGGACGGCGCAGTGGTTGGTGCGGGCACTGTTCTGGGCATAGCCCCGCAGCAGCAGGGCGCAGGCGCGGACC is a window encoding:
- the STAT2 gene encoding signal transducer and activator of transcription 2, whose product is MAQWQEVQNLANTHLEQVHQLYAAAALPMAVRQCLAAWIEDQDWQQATEPLSSHARMLFHSLLALLDERLGSLGLGDEDFMLKHNLRKARRDLQAAFEECPESFANLVANLLQEERRILRLGQASGQGEAAPAPSTPLKSDREQEIQRRLAEFHTALQEFERVFRHLEDLQDAFDFCYKVHYLPGQDQTNEAEYKRQVQSLQAKLLNLDRQRREVVAQMQQLLGRSETLRDFLQQELKAWQERQQRSCLGAPVDTRLQQLEGWFTGLGEGLFQLLQLLRALGELQKKVTYERDPLQAETPLLETRLREQLTCLLQSAFVVEQQPSMPNTPKRPLVLRTASKFCTRARLLVRLHDRNHRMEATIHIDRDPPKTRGFRKFNILTSSSKTLLAGENSREGLICDFQYLTLKEQKISGSGKGNKGCNEGPLAVTEELHRITFTLAYAYCGLEMQLETSTLPFVIISNSNNQLSSAWASILWFNMLSPNPKDQQFFATPPPAPWPLLAEVLSWQFESVAERGLSREHLQMLAEKLLGSKPSPESVLTWSKFSKDGAAGFSFWAWLDGILGLLQEHLKKLWKDGLILGFVSRKQEKKLLKGKRTGTFLIRFSESVLGGVTFTWVEHPESGRPAFRAVVPYTSVELASLALPDIIRDYQLLAEENIPENPLLFLYPDTPRDKAFGPHYSQRQEGSLTEKKEYLKQRLIRVSSRQANEAWQTEEELVVATENLETLQLQPSRPGFVQPTSPGTVPVVAGSPGVQQPLGPGTLQPVSPGVPQVVAASPGTQHPRGPGTLQPGAWAPEAPPQVGPGGLEMLQAGTGVQEPQLVLQLIPKGQGTVQMGAGSLGTLQVLPGGTGMLQQGGAGDQRMQQVAAGAVEPQMLLQLIPEGQGMLQVGAGNLGTLQVVPGVLGTLQSAPGATGVLQQVGAGDQGLPQPGPGAAEPLPVADDQGLLPAGLEDLGPVLQGPGMQELLQCLEQDLDPGTGTLETLEAVELMPNMDSGLGQMDARLGGNAALLDPSDPFLPQPEDTALPAASSLFAVDTDFPPLHIDASDFQ
- the APOF gene encoding apolipoprotein F, whose protein sequence is MSHLSRPGAAAMPQALPFLLLLLLLLLGLRGGSTPAPTLLEADARGLLAELAPPQALRGRGVSCRDLHPEALPGFSRLPPRPRALARAALALALSGAACGAEAEAAALGLQRELGTPAATTLLRGLARLRDTPSPRALPLLFSLVHLGHPAGPCGPRAGTPPPPQPPPHGVPAPGHRGVRAWPFRCRRAARARRDGEDDACSPPGEREAHRVLEWVPGVSVFYNLGTSIYFAFQGCEVLASERALEMAQDLGYAGLAALTAGAGGPVAMGLGLGLQPGLKAGVRALFGYFMAEGEPPTAPTTYSGPVLIV